A single region of the Streptomyces sp. AM 4-1-1 genome encodes:
- a CDS encoding ABC transporter permease: MGRYVIRRLLQMIPVFFGATLLIFLMVNVMGDPIAGLCGDRQCDPSTAAQLRTEFGLDKPVWQQYATYMGNVFTGDFGTAFNGQKVTELMGTAFPITIRLTIVAIVFEIVIGISLGVVTGLRRGRPVDTTVLILTLIVISVPTFVTGLLLQLLLGVEWGVMKPSVSPEAPVDELIVPGLVLASVSLAYVARLTRSSIAENARADYVRTATAKGLPRRRVILRHLLRNSLIPVVTFIGTDVGALMGGAIVTERIFNIHGVGYQLYQGILRQNSQTVVGFVTILVLVFLAANLIVDLLYAVLDPRIRYA; this comes from the coding sequence ATGGGACGTTATGTGATCCGGCGGCTGCTGCAGATGATCCCGGTCTTCTTCGGCGCCACGCTGTTGATCTTCCTCATGGTGAACGTGATGGGTGACCCCATCGCCGGTCTCTGCGGCGACCGCCAGTGCGACCCGTCGACCGCCGCCCAGCTGCGCACCGAGTTCGGCCTCGACAAGCCGGTCTGGCAGCAGTACGCGACGTACATGGGCAACGTCTTCACGGGTGACTTCGGGACCGCGTTCAACGGCCAGAAGGTCACCGAGCTGATGGGCACCGCCTTCCCCATCACCATCCGGCTCACCATCGTCGCCATCGTCTTCGAGATCGTGATCGGCATCAGCCTCGGCGTCGTCACCGGACTGCGCCGGGGCCGCCCCGTCGACACCACCGTGCTGATCCTGACCCTGATCGTCATCTCCGTGCCGACCTTCGTCACCGGTCTGCTGCTCCAGCTCCTGCTCGGCGTCGAGTGGGGCGTCATGAAACCATCGGTGTCGCCCGAGGCGCCCGTCGACGAACTCATCGTGCCGGGCCTCGTCCTCGCCTCGGTGTCCCTCGCCTACGTCGCCCGCCTGACCCGGTCGTCGATCGCCGAGAACGCCCGCGCCGACTACGTCCGGACGGCCACCGCCAAGGGACTGCCCCGGCGCCGGGTGATCCTCCGTCACCTGCTGCGGAACTCGCTGATCCCCGTCGTCACCTTCATCGGCACCGACGTGGGCGCCCTGATGGGCGGCGCGATCGTCACCGAGCGCATCTTCAACATCCACGGCGTCGGCTACCAGCTCTACCAGGGCATCCTGCGCCAGAACTCCCAGACCGTCGTCGGGTTCGTCACCATCCTGGTCCTCGTCTTCCTGGCGGCGAACCTGATCGTCGACCTCCTGTACGCCGTACTCGACCCGAGGATTCGCTATGCCTGA
- a CDS encoding ABC transporter permease has product MPEPQPSDGAISPAGAGGATDLAMGEGQTLEGTGGDGSGPTGKPHSLWSDAWADLRRNPVFIISALIILFLVIISIWPSLIADGDPLACDLDKAQQGSRSGHPFGFDGQGCDVYTRTVHGARASVTVGVCATVGVSLLGSVLGGLAGFFGGWWDAILSRITDVFFGIPVVLGGLVFLSVITSSTVWPVIGFIVLLGWPQIARIARGSVITAKQNDYVQAARALGSSNSRMLLRHIAPNAIAPVIVVATIALGTYIALEATLSYLGVGLKPPAVSWGIDISAASPYIRNAPHMLLWPAGALAVTVLAFIMLGDAVRDALDPKLR; this is encoded by the coding sequence ATGCCTGAGCCGCAGCCATCGGACGGAGCGATCTCCCCGGCCGGGGCCGGCGGCGCGACGGACCTCGCCATGGGGGAGGGGCAGACCCTGGAGGGTACCGGCGGCGACGGCTCGGGCCCCACCGGCAAGCCGCACAGCCTGTGGTCCGACGCCTGGGCGGACCTGCGCCGCAACCCCGTCTTCATCATCTCCGCGCTGATCATCCTGTTCCTGGTGATCATCTCGATCTGGCCCTCGCTGATCGCCGACGGCGACCCGCTCGCCTGCGACCTCGACAAGGCCCAGCAGGGCTCCCGGTCCGGCCACCCCTTCGGCTTCGACGGACAGGGCTGCGACGTCTACACCCGTACCGTCCACGGCGCACGCGCCTCCGTCACCGTCGGCGTCTGCGCCACCGTCGGGGTGTCGCTGCTCGGCAGCGTGCTCGGCGGTCTCGCCGGCTTCTTCGGAGGCTGGTGGGACGCCATCCTCTCCCGCATCACCGACGTCTTCTTCGGCATCCCGGTGGTCCTCGGCGGCCTGGTCTTCCTGTCCGTGATCACCAGCTCCACCGTCTGGCCGGTGATCGGCTTCATCGTCCTGCTGGGCTGGCCGCAGATCGCCCGCATCGCCCGCGGCTCGGTGATCACCGCCAAACAGAACGACTACGTACAGGCCGCGCGGGCCCTGGGCTCCTCCAACTCACGGATGCTGCTGCGGCACATCGCGCCCAACGCGATCGCCCCCGTCATCGTCGTCGCGACCATCGCGCTCGGCACCTACATCGCGCTCGAAGCGACCCTGTCGTACCTCGGAGTCGGGCTGAAACCGCCCGCCGTCTCCTGGGGCATCGACATCTCCGCCGCCTCCCCGTACATCCGCAACGCCCCGCACATGCTGCTCTGGCCCGCCGGGGCGCTGGCCGTGACGGTCCTCGCGTTCATCATGCTCGGCGACGCGGTGCGCGACGCCCTCGACCCCAAGCTGCGCTGA